The genomic stretch ATCCAAGTAATCCAACAGGGTATCTTTATTCAAAAGAAGAACTGGAACTGCTCAGAGATATTGTAAAAAAACATGATCTTTATCTTATGTCAGACGAAGTTTACAGGGAATTCTGTTATGATGGTAAAGTTCATTATTCTGCTATGAATTTGAAGGGTATTGAAGAAAATGTGATTCTTCTCGATTCTATTTCTAAGCGATACAGTGCATGCGGTGCGCGCATAGGGACATTTATAAGCAAGAATAAAGAAGTGATGAAAACTGCGATGAAATTTGCGCAGGCAAGATTAAGTCCTCCAACTTTTGGACAGATTTTAGCTGAAGCTGCTATTGATACTCCTAAAGAATATTTTGATAAAGTGCTCAATGAATATATTGCACGAAGAAATATTGTTGTGGAATCGATAAATAAAATGCCTGGATGTTATTGTCCTAAACCGAGTGGTGCATTTTATGCTGTAGCAAAACTTCCAATAGATAATTCAGATAAATTCTGTCAGTGGTTACTTGAAGATTTTAATTATGAAAAGCAAACGGTAATGTTAGCTCCGGCAACAGGGTTTTATTCTACACCAGGTTTGGGTAAAGACGAGGTTCGTATCAGTTATGTGTTGAACCTTGAATCGCTTAAAAATTCAATGAAATGCCTTGAGGAAGCGTTAAAGGTATATCCGGGGAAAAAATAATTATTGAAACTTTTTTTATAAAAAGGCTGAATGTTTTATTCAGTCTTTTTTATTTACAGCAAGTTTATTTAATTTTTGGTATCTAATATTTTGTATATTTGTAAAAGATAAAAATTTGTAACCCAAAAACACATGAAAAAATATTTACTCTTTTCAATAATTATAATTGGAATATTCATTACCAACATTGTTCGTTCACAAGATGAATTACAACCAAAGATTGATTCAATTATACTTAAAAAGATAAAATCTGAAAACAAAACAGAATTTGTAGTAGTCTTGAAAGACCAGGCGGATGTGAGTGGAGCTTATAAACTTAAAACTAAAGAAGAGAAAGGTCAGTATGTATATGATTTGCTTACTGAGAAAGCTTCGCAAACGCAGTCAGAAGTTTTAAATATAATTTACGATAGCAAAGCTGAATTTCAATCATTCTGGGTTGTTAATGCAATATGGGTAAAAGGAAATGTTGATTTGGTAAATAAAATTGCAAAGCTCGACTGTGTAAGAGAAATTATTGATAATGCTACTTATACTTTTCCTAAACCTATATTCGAAGAGACAAATAATATTGACGATACTAAGGCTGTAGAGTGGGGTATATCTCAAACCAAAGCTGATCAGGTTTGGGCACTGGGATTCACAGGACAAGGTGTAGTTGTTGCCGGTGAAGATACAGGTTATGATTGGACGCATACGGCAATAAAAGGTAAATACCGTGGATGGAATGGATCAACTGCCGATCATAACTACAACTGGCATGATGCAATTAAAACGGGTAATGGCGGGAGTTGTGGAGTGAATTCACAAGTTCCCTGTGATGATAATTCTCATGGAACACATACTATGGGAACAATGGTAGGTGATGATGGTGCGACAAATAAAATTGGTATGGCTCCAGGTGCTAAATGGATTGGATGCCGTAATATGGACCAGGGCGCAGGTACATTAACTTCATACATTGATTGTTTTCAATTTTTCCTGGCTCCAACAAAATTAGATGGAACTGCTGCCGATGCTACAAAAGCTCCACATGTAATTAACAACTCATGGGGCTGTGACGGTACTGAGGGATGCAATAGTTCGAATTATGCAACTATGGAAACGGTAATTAATAATTTAAAAGCTGCAGGTATAGTGGTTGTGGTATCAGCAGGTAATGATGGCTCTGATTGTTCAACCATTACAACACCGGCTGCTATATATGACAATAGTTTTGTTGTAGGTTCAACAACCAGCAGCGATGCAATTTCTTCATTTAGTAGTCGCGGGCCTGTTACAGTTTATACATCAACAATGGTAAAACCAGATATTAGTGCCCCGGGTTCAAATATAAGGTCGTGCGTGCCCGGAGGTTCTTATTCAACAATGAGCGGAACAAGTATGGCTGGTCCTCATGTTGCAGGTATGGTGGCATTAATAATTTCTGCAAACCCTTCACTGGCAGGTAATGTAGATTCTATAGAATCGGTAATTAAACATTCTGCAGTACATTTAACAAGCACTCAAACATGCGGTAGTGTTTCGGGTTCGACCATTCCGAATTATACTTTTGGTTATGGTCGTATTGATGCACTGGCTGCTGTAAATGCTGTTTTGACTTCATTACATGAAAATGTAAAACCCCAAATTATTGTGAATACTTATCCTAATCCGATTACTGAAAATGTAACATTTGCAATTACAAATTTGAATGAACCTGTAAAATTTCAATTGTTTGATATCACCGGACAAAGCATTATTACTGAAATGTGGGATAATGTAATTACACAACATGAGCTTGATTTATCAAATCTTTCTTCGGGAGTTTATTATTATAAACTATCTAATGATAACGATAATTTTGAAGGAAAACTTTTGAAAGTAAAATAATAAATTGCTGAAAAATATTGAAAAGACTGGAGTTTAGGTGCTCCAGTCTTTTTTGTTTTCTTTATTAAATATTTTTTTTGTTATATCATTTACTTCATTGAAAGAGTGCGTGTGTGAAATGATTTTAAATATTTTTTCTGATTCCAAAAACCTTTTGCTGAAAAATTTCCAGTAATCTTTTATTTTATTCATCAGCTGTTTTTCTGTTTTATGAATTTTTAATTGATGATAAATTTCGAGAATAAAATTCAGAAAAATTTCATTTTGCTTTTCATCTGATAAATTTTGTTTTCCCTTAATTAATGAAGGAAGTAGTGGATTCAGTAAAACACCTCTGCCAATCATCCATGTTTTCATTTCAGGATATATTTTCTGAATATTTTGAAAATCATTTAAATTGAAAATATCTCCGTTATAAATGATTTTATGTTTTATTAACGGAATGCATTTCTGCATAACGTTATGATGTATTTCCCCTTCGTACATCTGCGATGCAGTGCGGGGATGAATAATTATATTTTCTAAAGGATAATCATTTAATATAGGAATCAATTGAAAAATGTCATCTGTGTCATTTAACCCAAGCCTTAATTTTATTGATAATTTCTGAGGAATATGAGGGATAACTTTTTCTAAAATTTCATTTACTAATTCAGGAAATGGTAATAATCCTGAACCTCTTTTTTTCTTTGTAATATTTTTTATCGGGCAACCTAAATTCCAATTAATAATATTGTATCCCCAATCATTAAGTATTGACGCCATTTGTATGAAATGCTCGGCATTATTCCCAATAAGCTGTGGAATTACAGGCATGGTA from Bacteroidales bacterium encodes the following:
- a CDS encoding pyridoxal phosphate-dependent aminotransferase — protein: MPQISQKGCMMPASPIRKLVPFAEEAKKRGIKIYHLNIGQPDIETPEIAMNAIRNTDLKVVEYSHSAGIPSYRKKLCEYYKRFNIDITPDEIIVANGGSEAILFALQTCLNPGEEIIIPEPFYANYNGFAVNSGVTVKPINSSIETGFALPPIADFEKSITPKTKAIMVCNPSNPTGYLYSKEELELLRDIVKKHDLYLMSDEVYREFCYDGKVHYSAMNLKGIEENVILLDSISKRYSACGARIGTFISKNKEVMKTAMKFAQARLSPPTFGQILAEAAIDTPKEYFDKVLNEYIARRNIVVESINKMPGCYCPKPSGAFYAVAKLPIDNSDKFCQWLLEDFNYEKQTVMLAPATGFYSTPGLGKDEVRISYVLNLESLKNSMKCLEEALKVYPGKK
- a CDS encoding S8 family serine peptidase, with product MKKYLLFSIIIIGIFITNIVRSQDELQPKIDSIILKKIKSENKTEFVVVLKDQADVSGAYKLKTKEEKGQYVYDLLTEKASQTQSEVLNIIYDSKAEFQSFWVVNAIWVKGNVDLVNKIAKLDCVREIIDNATYTFPKPIFEETNNIDDTKAVEWGISQTKADQVWALGFTGQGVVVAGEDTGYDWTHTAIKGKYRGWNGSTADHNYNWHDAIKTGNGGSCGVNSQVPCDDNSHGTHTMGTMVGDDGATNKIGMAPGAKWIGCRNMDQGAGTLTSYIDCFQFFLAPTKLDGTAADATKAPHVINNSWGCDGTEGCNSSNYATMETVINNLKAAGIVVVVSAGNDGSDCSTITTPAAIYDNSFVVGSTTSSDAISSFSSRGPVTVYTSTMVKPDISAPGSNIRSCVPGGSYSTMSGTSMAGPHVAGMVALIISANPSLAGNVDSIESVIKHSAVHLTSTQTCGSVSGSTIPNYTFGYGRIDALAAVNAVLTSLHENVKPQIIVNTYPNPITENVTFAITNLNEPVKFQLFDITGQSIITEMWDNVITQHELDLSNLSSGVYYYKLSNDNDNFEGKLLKVK
- a CDS encoding tRNA-dihydrouridine synthase family protein, with product MIYLAPLQGYTDFIYRNAYSKYYECIDVAVSPFIPMAKGKNGILRIAKDVLPENNHTMPVIPQLIGNNAEHFIQMASILNDWGYNIINWNLGCPIKNITKKKRGSGLLPFPELVNEILEKVIPHIPQKLSIKLRLGLNDTDDIFQLIPILNDYPLENIIIHPRTASQMYEGEIHHNVMQKCIPLIKHKIIYNGDIFNLNDFQNIQKIYPEMKTWMIGRGVLLNPLLPSLIKGKQNLSDEKQNEIFLNFILEIYHQLKIHKTEKQLMNKIKDYWKFFSKRFLESEKIFKIISHTHSFNEVNDITKKIFNKENKKDWST